The Pseudomonas berkeleyensis genome includes a region encoding these proteins:
- a CDS encoding DUF4136 domain-containing protein, whose translation MRLFLVILLCLGLATCTSHIPQAQILSPADASLAGRHSFELIDPQSSLEGEAPFPERYRQLPQLLRHGLSARGYHESQQPQLHIYYWLAVQDSPLMFKVATPPPNALGPYQAIHRLRDETGTLRLRLTDLDERILWEGVISTGLSPARDSAELLERAVQVLTEQIPQTTP comes from the coding sequence ATGCGCCTATTTCTGGTAATTCTCCTGTGCCTGGGGCTGGCCACCTGCACCAGCCACATCCCCCAGGCACAAATACTCAGCCCCGCCGACGCATCGCTCGCCGGGCGTCACAGTTTCGAGTTAATCGACCCACAATCCAGCCTGGAGGGCGAAGCACCCTTTCCAGAGCGTTATCGCCAGCTTCCGCAACTGCTGCGCCATGGCCTATCCGCACGGGGTTACCACGAGAGCCAGCAGCCGCAACTGCATATCTACTACTGGCTGGCCGTGCAGGACAGCCCATTGATGTTCAAGGTCGCCACGCCGCCACCCAACGCACTTGGCCCCTATCAGGCCATCCATCGCCTGCGCGACGAAACCGGCACCTTGCGCCTGCGCCTCACCGACCTCGACGAGCGCATCCTCTGGGAAGGCGTGATCAGCACGGGGCTGAGCCCAGCGCGTGACAGCGCCGAACTGCTGGAGCGTGCCGTTCAGGTGCTGACCGAACAGATCCCGCAAACCACACCGTAG
- a CDS encoding multifunctional CCA addition/repair protein yields the protein MQIYKVGGAVRDRLLGRPVSEVDWVVVGASAEQMLELGYRPVGADFPVFLHPQTGEEYALARTERKSGRGYGGFTFHASPDVTLEEDLIRRDLTVNAMAEDEQGKLIDPYDGQHDLQARILRHVSPAFAEDPLRVLRVARFAARYAPLGFSIAPETLALMHQLAESGELGHLTAERSWKEISRALMEPRPDVFIQALRDCGALAALLPEVDDLFGVPQPPAHHPEIDTGVHVLSVLRQCAEHQQPLSVRWACLLHDVGKGLTPEADWPHHIAHEHKGLKLIQAINDRCKAPRDCAELALLVGEFHTHGHRAFELRPSTLLELLQRFDVFRRPQRFAEFVTACEMDARGRKGLEQREYPQAAYLLGAAEIARQVAVKPLLEKGFKGAELGEALNRERLKALKAYKEQPSL from the coding sequence ATGCAGATCTACAAAGTCGGCGGCGCAGTACGTGATCGCCTGCTCGGCCGCCCCGTCAGCGAAGTGGACTGGGTAGTGGTCGGCGCCAGTGCCGAGCAGATGCTCGAGCTCGGTTACCGCCCTGTGGGCGCCGACTTTCCGGTGTTCCTGCACCCGCAGACGGGCGAGGAATATGCTCTGGCTCGCACCGAACGCAAGAGCGGCCGCGGCTACGGCGGCTTCACCTTTCACGCCAGCCCCGACGTCACGCTGGAAGAAGACCTGATCCGCCGCGACCTCACCGTCAACGCCATGGCCGAGGACGAACAGGGCAAGCTGATCGACCCCTACGATGGCCAGCACGATCTTCAGGCACGCATCCTGCGCCACGTTTCCCCGGCCTTCGCCGAAGACCCGCTACGTGTACTGCGCGTCGCCCGCTTCGCCGCGCGCTATGCGCCGCTCGGCTTCAGCATTGCGCCGGAAACCCTGGCGCTGATGCATCAGTTGGCCGAGTCCGGCGAACTGGGTCATCTCACCGCCGAACGCAGCTGGAAAGAAATCTCTCGCGCGCTGATGGAGCCGCGCCCGGATGTATTCATCCAGGCGCTACGCGACTGCGGCGCACTGGCCGCCCTGCTGCCGGAAGTGGACGACCTGTTCGGCGTGCCGCAGCCGCCCGCCCATCACCCGGAGATCGATACCGGCGTGCACGTACTGAGCGTGCTGCGCCAGTGCGCCGAGCACCAACAACCGTTGAGCGTACGCTGGGCATGCCTGCTTCACGACGTTGGCAAGGGTCTGACCCCGGAGGCCGACTGGCCACACCATATCGCCCACGAGCACAAAGGCCTGAAGCTGATTCAGGCGATCAACGACCGCTGCAAGGCACCGCGTGACTGCGCTGAGCTGGCGTTACTGGTCGGCGAGTTCCATACCCATGGGCACCGTGCCTTTGAGCTGCGTCCCTCGACGCTGCTGGAATTGCTGCAACGCTTCGACGTGTTCCGGCGGCCGCAGCGCTTCGCTGAATTCGTCACGGCCTGCGAGATGGACGCTCGTGGCCGTAAGGGTCTGGAACAGCGTGAATATCCACAAGCCGCGTATCTGCTAGGCGCTGCCGAGATCGCTCGGCAAGTGGCGGTCAAACCGCTGCTGGAGAAGGGTTTCAAAGGTGCCGAGTTAGGCGAAGCACTCAATCGCGAACGCCTGAAAGCACTCAAGGCCTACAAGGAACAGCCGTCTCTTTGA
- the folK gene encoding 2-amino-4-hydroxy-6-hydroxymethyldihydropteridine diphosphokinase, whose protein sequence is MSLTRVFLGLGSNIEREAHLVAGLEALAGLLADMRCSPVFESHAVGIKSGNFFNLVVVGDTELPLLELDRRLKFIEADNGRYAPDRKGLPLDIDVLLYGEQVGNFNGLILPRAEILKNAFVLWPLALLVPQLQHPVDGRSFADLWATTQIDQQLWPAAFQWRGIELTPQALLQAHSDGAA, encoded by the coding sequence ATGTCTCTGACCCGGGTATTCCTTGGCCTCGGCAGCAATATCGAGCGCGAGGCTCACCTTGTTGCCGGGCTCGAGGCACTGGCTGGTCTGCTCGCTGACATGCGCTGCTCGCCGGTATTCGAGAGCCACGCGGTGGGCATCAAGAGTGGCAACTTCTTCAATCTGGTGGTGGTGGGCGACACCGAGCTGCCGCTGCTGGAGCTGGATCGCCGGCTGAAATTCATCGAAGCCGATAACGGTCGCTATGCTCCGGATCGCAAGGGTTTGCCGCTGGATATCGACGTGCTGCTGTACGGTGAGCAGGTCGGCAACTTCAATGGCTTGATCCTGCCGCGCGCGGAGATTCTCAAGAACGCTTTCGTGCTCTGGCCCCTGGCGCTGCTGGTGCCGCAGCTGCAGCATCCGGTGGATGGCCGTTCGTTCGCTGATCTGTGGGCGACGACGCAGATCGATCAGCAACTCTGGCCGGCCGCCTTTCAGTGGCGTGGTATCGAGTTGACACCGCAGGCGTTGTTGCAGGCGCATTCGGACGGGGCTGCGTAG
- the folB gene encoding dihydroneopterin aldolase, with translation MDRVFIEGLEVDTVIGAYDWERDIRQCLRLDLQMGWDNRPAAADDDLNRALDYASVSARIQSFASESQFILVETFAERLVQVLMEEFQIPWIRLKLTKPGAVPAARGGVGVEIERGCL, from the coding sequence GTGGACAGAGTATTTATCGAGGGGCTGGAGGTCGACACGGTGATCGGCGCCTACGATTGGGAGCGCGACATTCGCCAGTGCCTGCGCCTCGACCTGCAGATGGGCTGGGATAACCGCCCGGCCGCGGCCGACGATGATCTCAACCGGGCACTCGACTATGCCAGCGTGTCCGCGCGCATTCAGTCCTTCGCTTCCGAATCGCAATTCATCCTGGTGGAGACTTTCGCCGAACGCCTGGTGCAGGTGTTGATGGAGGAATTCCAGATTCCCTGGATACGCCTCAAGCTGACCAAGCCCGGCGCCGTGCCGGCGGCACGTGGTGGTGTAGGCGTGGAGATCGAGCGCGGATGTCTCTGA
- the plsY gene encoding glycerol-3-phosphate 1-O-acyltransferase PlsY, with protein sequence MFWLLAILAYLLGSLSFAILLSRLAGGPDPRASGSGNPGATNMLRVAGKKLAVMTLIGDLFKGLLPILIAKLLGLSLHQQAWIGLAAVVGHLYPLYFRFRGGKGVATAAGMLLGLYPPAALLALAAWALVFLLTRTSSLASLIATPLTLPLLAWQQPAALLPACVLTGLIVWRHRGNLRDLFAGRERRF encoded by the coding sequence ATGTTCTGGCTTCTGGCGATCCTCGCCTACCTGCTCGGCTCGTTGTCCTTCGCCATCCTGCTCAGCCGACTTGCTGGCGGGCCAGACCCGCGCGCCAGCGGCTCGGGCAACCCCGGCGCCACCAACATGCTGCGGGTGGCCGGCAAGAAGCTCGCTGTCATGACACTGATCGGCGACCTGTTCAAGGGCCTGCTACCGATCCTGATCGCCAAGCTGCTCGGCCTCAGCCTGCATCAACAGGCCTGGATCGGGCTGGCCGCTGTCGTCGGCCACCTCTATCCACTGTACTTTCGCTTCCGCGGCGGCAAAGGCGTGGCCACTGCCGCCGGCATGCTGCTCGGCCTCTACCCACCGGCCGCACTACTCGCCCTTGCAGCCTGGGCTCTGGTCTTCCTGCTGACCCGCACCAGCTCGCTGGCCTCGCTGATCGCTACCCCGCTGACGCTGCCACTGCTGGCCTGGCAACAACCGGCAGCCCTGCTACCGGCCTGCGTACTGACCGGGCTGATCGTCTGGCGCCACCGCGGCAACCTGCGTGATCTGTTCGCCGGCCGCGAGCGCCGTTTTTAA
- the tsaD gene encoding tRNA (adenosine(37)-N6)-threonylcarbamoyltransferase complex transferase subunit TsaD, translating to MLVLGLETSCDETGVALYDSECGLLSDALFSQIDLHRVYGGVVPELASRDHVKRMLPLIRQVLDEAGKQASDIDALAYTAGPGLVGALLVGASCAQALAFAWGIPAVGVHHMEGHLLAPMLEEQPPAFPFVALLVSGGHTQLVRVDGIGQYQLLGESLDDAAGEAFDKTAKLMGLNYPGGPEIAKLAEQGTPGRFVFPRPMTDRPGLDFSFSGLKTFALNTWQQCRTNDDDLDQARRDIALAFQQAVVETLTIKCKRALKQTGLKSLVIAGGVSANKALREHLERMLGEMKGKVFYARPRFCTDNGAMIAYAGCQRLLAGQHEDLAIKVQARWPMESLPAL from the coding sequence ATGCTCGTACTGGGATTGGAAACTTCCTGCGATGAAACCGGCGTTGCGCTCTATGACAGCGAGTGCGGCCTGCTGAGCGATGCGCTGTTCAGCCAGATTGACCTGCACCGTGTCTACGGCGGCGTAGTGCCTGAGCTGGCTTCGCGCGATCACGTCAAACGCATGTTGCCGTTGATCCGCCAGGTGCTGGACGAAGCCGGTAAGCAGGCCAGCGATATCGACGCGCTGGCCTACACGGCGGGGCCTGGCCTGGTCGGTGCGCTGCTGGTGGGCGCATCCTGCGCGCAGGCGCTGGCCTTCGCCTGGGGCATACCGGCCGTCGGCGTGCACCATATGGAAGGTCATCTGCTGGCGCCGATGCTGGAAGAGCAACCGCCGGCATTTCCGTTCGTCGCCTTGCTGGTTTCCGGTGGCCACACCCAACTGGTGCGGGTCGACGGCATTGGTCAGTATCAATTGCTCGGCGAGTCGCTGGACGATGCTGCAGGTGAGGCGTTCGACAAGACCGCCAAGCTGATGGGGCTCAATTATCCTGGCGGTCCGGAGATCGCCAAGCTGGCAGAGCAGGGCACGCCGGGGCGTTTTGTATTCCCTCGGCCGATGACCGATCGCCCTGGCCTGGATTTCAGCTTCAGTGGCCTGAAGACCTTCGCCCTTAATACCTGGCAGCAGTGTCGTACCAATGACGACGACCTCGATCAAGCTCGCCGCGACATCGCACTGGCCTTCCAGCAGGCCGTGGTTGAGACTCTGACCATCAAGTGCAAACGTGCGCTCAAGCAGACGGGGCTCAAGAGCCTGGTGATCGCAGGTGGCGTAAGTGCCAACAAGGCGCTGCGTGAGCATCTGGAGCGCATGCTGGGTGAGATGAAGGGCAAGGTGTTCTATGCGCGGCCGCGCTTCTGCACCGACAACGGCGCGATGATCGCCTATGCCGGTTGCCAGCGTCTGTTGGCGGGGCAGCATGAGGATCTGGCGATCAAGGTGCAGGCGCGTTGGCCGATGGAGTCGTTGCCAGCGCTTTAA
- the rpsU gene encoding 30S ribosomal protein S21, whose product MPAVKVKENEPFDVALRRFKRSCEKAGVLAEVRSREFYEKPTAERKRKAAAAVKRHAKKVQREQRRSVRLY is encoded by the coding sequence ATGCCAGCCGTCAAAGTTAAAGAGAATGAACCCTTCGACGTAGCTCTGCGTCGTTTCAAGCGCTCCTGCGAGAAAGCCGGTGTACTGGCTGAAGTCCGTAGCCGCGAATTCTACGAAAAGCCGACCGCTGAGCGTAAGCGCAAGGCCGCTGCCGCTGTTAAGCGTCACGCCAAGAAAGTGCAACGCGAACAGCGTCGCAGCGTTCGCCTGTACTAA
- the dnaG gene encoding DNA primase: MAGLIPQSFIDDLLNRTDIVDVVSSRIQLKKSGKNYSACCPFHKEKTPSFTVSPDKQFYYCFGCGAGGNALGFVMDHDQLEFPQAIEELAKRAGMDVPREESGRGHKPRQPVDSPLYPLLNAAAEHYRQALKSHPQRRYAVDYLKGRGLTGEIARDFGLGFAPPGWDNLLKQLGADALQQKAMIDAGLLIENAENGRRYDRFRDRIMFPIRDSRGRVIAFGGRVLGDDKPKYLNSPETPVFHKGQELYGLYEARKHNRDLDEIMVVEGYMDVIALAQQGLRNAVATLGTATSEEHLKRLFRIVPSVLFCFDGDAAGRNAAWRALESTLPSLQDGRRARFLFLPEGEDPDTLVRAEGTDAFRARINQHAQPLADYFFQQLSEEADPRSLEGKAHLVTLAAPLIDKIPGNNLRALMRQRLSEITGLSGEALSQVASSPRSHAPSTINPAPTSDYPDYGDIPDSAYYDAMPDLGGYEQPAPQQQHYEQRSNDSGKGSWKKEGGKWSKKGKGDFAPRAPRTAVSVESPHLSALRTLLHHPQLAQKVEDVSHFADEDDTYAQLLVALVGALQKSPNLRSLQLIARWHGTEQGRLLRALAEKEWLISADNLEQQFFDTITTLAARQRERSLEQLLRKARQNELSAEEKDQLRALLSRNALPVSPSPTGA; encoded by the coding sequence ATGGCCGGCCTGATCCCGCAATCCTTCATCGATGACTTGCTCAACCGCACCGACATCGTCGATGTGGTGAGTTCGCGCATCCAGCTGAAGAAGAGCGGCAAGAACTACAGCGCCTGCTGCCCGTTCCACAAGGAAAAGACCCCTTCCTTCACCGTCAGCCCGGACAAGCAGTTCTACTACTGTTTCGGCTGCGGCGCCGGCGGTAACGCCCTCGGCTTCGTCATGGATCACGATCAACTGGAATTCCCCCAGGCGATCGAGGAACTGGCCAAGCGCGCCGGCATGGACGTACCGCGCGAGGAAAGCGGCCGCGGGCACAAGCCCAGACAACCAGTCGACTCCCCGCTCTACCCGCTGCTCAACGCCGCAGCCGAACATTATCGCCAGGCACTGAAAAGCCATCCGCAGCGTAGATATGCGGTGGACTACCTCAAGGGTCGCGGCCTGACTGGCGAAATCGCCCGCGATTTCGGCCTCGGCTTCGCCCCTCCCGGCTGGGACAACCTGCTCAAGCAGCTGGGCGCCGACGCCCTGCAGCAAAAAGCGATGATCGACGCCGGCCTGCTGATCGAGAACGCCGAGAACGGCAGGCGCTACGATCGCTTCCGCGACCGCATCATGTTCCCCATCCGCGACAGCCGCGGCCGGGTGATCGCCTTCGGCGGCCGCGTACTCGGCGACGACAAGCCCAAGTACCTGAACTCGCCGGAAACCCCTGTGTTCCACAAGGGCCAGGAACTCTACGGCCTGTACGAGGCGCGCAAACACAACCGCGATCTCGACGAGATCATGGTGGTCGAAGGCTACATGGACGTCATCGCCCTGGCCCAGCAAGGCCTGCGCAATGCAGTCGCAACCCTGGGCACGGCGACCAGCGAGGAGCACCTCAAGCGCCTGTTCCGCATCGTGCCCAGCGTACTGTTCTGCTTCGACGGTGACGCGGCTGGCCGCAATGCCGCCTGGCGCGCACTGGAATCGACCCTGCCGAGCCTGCAGGACGGTCGTCGCGCGCGCTTTCTGTTCCTGCCCGAAGGCGAAGACCCGGATACCCTGGTACGCGCCGAGGGCACCGACGCCTTCCGTGCCCGCATCAATCAGCACGCGCAGCCGCTGGCCGACTACTTCTTCCAGCAACTCAGCGAAGAAGCCGACCCGCGCTCACTGGAAGGCAAGGCGCACCTGGTGACCCTGGCCGCGCCGTTGATCGACAAGATTCCCGGCAACAACCTGCGCGCGTTGATGCGCCAGCGCCTGAGCGAAATCACCGGCCTTTCCGGCGAAGCGCTCAGCCAGGTCGCCAGCAGCCCACGCAGCCATGCCCCGAGCACGATCAACCCGGCACCGACCAGCGATTACCCGGACTATGGCGATATCCCCGACAGCGCCTACTACGACGCCATGCCGGATCTCGGCGGTTACGAGCAACCCGCACCGCAACAGCAGCACTACGAGCAGCGCAGCAACGACAGCGGCAAGGGCAGTTGGAAAAAAGAAGGTGGCAAGTGGAGCAAGAAGGGCAAAGGCGACTTCGCGCCACGTGCCCCACGCACCGCAGTCAGCGTCGAATCACCGCATCTGAGCGCATTGCGCACACTTTTGCATCACCCGCAGCTGGCACAGAAGGTCGAGGACGTCAGTCATTTCGCCGACGAAGACGATACCTACGCCCAGCTACTGGTCGCCCTGGTCGGCGCCCTGCAAAAGTCGCCCAACCTGCGCTCACTGCAATTGATCGCGCGCTGGCACGGCACGGAGCAAGGCCGTCTATTACGGGCATTGGCAGAGAAGGAATGGTTGATTTCTGCCGATAACCTTGAACAACAGTTTTTCGACACTATAACTACTCTTGCAGCCCGCCAACGCGAGCGCAGCCTGGAACAACTGCTGCGCAAGGCCCGTCAAAATGAGTTGAGCGCAGAGGAAAAAGATCAGCTGCGCGCCCTGCTAAGCCGTAACGCATTACCAGTTTCCCCCTCCCCAACTGGCGCGTAG
- the rpoD gene encoding RNA polymerase sigma factor RpoD, which produces MSVKAQQQSRLKELISRGREQGYLTYAEVNDHLPEDISDPEQVEDIIRMINDMGINVFESAPDADALLLAEADTDEAAAEEAAAALAAVETDIGRTTDPVRMYMREMGTVELLTREGEIEIAKRIEEGIREVMSAIAHFPGTVDGILSEYKRVTTEGGRLAEVLSGYIDPDDGSVPDEAAAPVPVKEGAAAEESDDDEEEESSDDEEEEGDGGPDPEEAARRFTAVAEQQEKALKALKKHGRGSKQATEELAALAELFMPIKLVPKQYDALVTQVRDALDRLRTQERAIMQLCVRDARMPRADFLRLFPGNEIDMSWAADLAKGKAKYAEALGNLQADIQRCQQKLVDLEAECSLSLAEIKDINRRMSIGEAKARRAKKEMVEANLRLVISIAKKYTNRGLQFLDLIQEGNIGLMKAVDKFEYRRGYKFSTYATWWIRQAITRSIADQARTIRIPVHMIETINKLNRISRQMLQEMGREPTPEELGERMEMPEDKIRKVLKIAKEPISMETPIGDDEDSHLGDFIEDSTMQSPIDVATVESLKEATREVLAGLTAREAKVLRMRFGIDMNTDHTLEEVGKQFDVTRERIRQIEAKALRKLRHPTRSEHLRSFLDE; this is translated from the coding sequence ATGTCCGTAAAAGCGCAACAGCAATCTCGTTTGAAAGAATTGATCAGCCGTGGTCGCGAGCAGGGTTACCTGACGTACGCGGAGGTCAATGACCACCTGCCGGAAGATATTTCCGATCCGGAACAGGTGGAAGACATCATCCGCATGATCAACGACATGGGGATCAACGTATTCGAGAGTGCTCCGGATGCGGACGCCCTGTTGTTGGCCGAGGCCGACACCGACGAAGCGGCGGCAGAAGAAGCCGCAGCCGCCCTCGCCGCCGTTGAGACCGATATCGGCCGTACCACCGACCCGGTGCGCATGTACATGCGTGAAATGGGTACCGTGGAACTGCTGACCCGCGAAGGCGAGATCGAAATCGCCAAGCGCATCGAGGAAGGCATCCGCGAAGTCATGAGCGCCATCGCTCACTTCCCCGGCACTGTCGACGGCATCCTCTCCGAGTACAAGCGTGTCACCACCGAGGGCGGCCGTCTGGCCGAAGTACTCAGTGGTTACATCGACCCGGATGACGGCAGCGTACCCGACGAAGCCGCCGCTCCTGTTCCTGTAAAAGAAGGCGCCGCTGCTGAAGAGAGCGACGACGACGAGGAAGAAGAGAGCAGCGACGACGAGGAAGAAGAAGGCGATGGCGGCCCGGATCCGGAAGAAGCGGCACGCCGCTTCACAGCCGTGGCCGAGCAGCAGGAAAAAGCGCTGAAGGCTCTGAAGAAGCATGGCCGTGGCAGCAAGCAGGCCACCGAAGAGCTGGCCGCACTGGCCGAGCTGTTCATGCCGATCAAGCTGGTGCCCAAGCAGTACGACGCCCTGGTCACCCAGGTGCGCGATGCCCTCGACCGCCTGCGCACTCAAGAACGCGCCATCATGCAGCTGTGCGTGCGTGACGCTCGCATGCCGCGTGCCGACTTCCTGCGCCTGTTCCCGGGCAACGAAATCGACATGAGCTGGGCTGCCGACCTGGCCAAGGGCAAGGCCAAGTACGCCGAAGCCCTGGGCAACCTGCAAGCCGACATCCAGCGTTGCCAGCAGAAGCTGGTCGATCTGGAAGCCGAGTGCAGCCTGAGCCTGGCCGAGATCAAGGACATCAACCGTCGCATGTCCATCGGTGAAGCGAAAGCTCGCCGCGCCAAGAAGGAAATGGTCGAGGCGAACCTGCGTCTGGTGATCTCCATCGCCAAGAAGTACACCAACCGCGGCCTGCAGTTCCTCGACCTGATCCAGGAAGGCAACATCGGCCTGATGAAGGCGGTGGACAAGTTCGAATACCGTCGCGGCTACAAGTTCTCGACCTACGCCACCTGGTGGATTCGCCAGGCGATCACCCGCTCGATCGCCGACCAGGCGCGCACCATCCGTATTCCGGTGCATATGATCGAGACGATCAACAAGCTCAACCGCATCTCCCGTCAGATGCTGCAGGAAATGGGTCGCGAGCCCACTCCGGAAGAGCTGGGTGAGCGCATGGAAATGCCCGAGGACAAGATCCGCAAGGTATTGAAGATCGCCAAAGAGCCGATCTCCATGGAAACCCCGATTGGCGACGACGAAGATTCGCATCTGGGCGACTTCATCGAGGACAGCACCATGCAGTCCCCGATCGACGTGGCCACGGTCGAAAGCCTCAAGGAAGCCACTCGCGAAGTGCTGGCCGGCCTCACTGCCCGTGAAGCCAAGGTTCTGCGCATGCGCTTCGGTATCGACATGAACACCGACCACACCCTCGAGGAAGTGGGCAAGCAGTTCGATGTCACCCGTGAGCGGATTCGTCAGATCGAAGCCAAGGCGCTGCGCAAGCTGCGCCACCCGACGCGAAGCGAGCATCTGCGCTCCTTCCTCGACGAGTGA